ACTCCCAAGAAAAACTAGGACCAATGGGTAAAGAAATGACAGAAGGTTTATTTCATCTCAAATAAGTTTCCTAACTTGGAGATGTGCTCCTTATAACTGAAGGTCTTCAGAGAGTTTCCCTCCTTGTTTGAGGGAAAACTTATAGAAGATGTAGGGTGGGAGTTGGATTATATTTCCAATTCTGAAAGTCCACAGTCAAATATACCATTTTGAAACAGACTGAAACAATGCTACATTTTTGGCAAAGAGTAAAGAAGtccattaaattaaaacaaagactccccccaaccccccaagAAGTTATTTACATTCTTTTCTAAGCATACCACTCTAAGGAAATTGGTTTGTTAATGGAAAAAgtactggggtggggtgggacggtaaagggaaggaagggaaatgataATGTCAAATGGCCAGAGTAGATATTTCTTGTAAAAGATCATAAATCtaatggtttttttctttgatgactAAACACTACAGAGACTATTTGAAATTAACAATTTGCAAGTCCATCTGCAgtacccttattttttttttccaaaactgGTATCACTGGGGAAAAGGAGTCGGGTATTTTTGAAAAAGTCTAGAAATTTATAATTTAGTGTAGGTTTGGCTTGTATGTATTGTCTATATTCTAATATTTATCAACAGCtgacatttctcattttttaaagctcCTATAAGTACTTCAAATGACTCCAACACTgaatctctcccccacccccaatgcaaaaaaaaatgagattagttTTTCCACAGTAATCTCTCAAAGACTCCAGTTCAGGAGCATCACATAAGAGGGAGCAAACAACTATGTTGTTTACTTTAGTATATTTTATCTTCAGCTTCACagcagaaagaagagataaaaacatCAAATTTCTCAAGAATAAAACTGCTATAGATTTACAGCAAATTGACCAACAATGGCCAATTTTACACAGTTGGGGTAGGTGGGGGCATCAAATGCTTACAAGTGGCCATCTTTTGGTTTAGTCAGAAACAGTAGTTACAAGAGATTATTGATGCAGGAGGAATTCCAAATCATCTTTTCAATATGAGCTAGGCAAcattagcattaaaaaaaaaatccccaaagggTAAACCaaaagaggcttttttttttttttggagactctAGGCTTCATTTCAAATAGACTAATAAAATCAGGTTTCATCATTTGGTtgttaaaaagcaaaaaactaaAGAGTTTACTTCAAGTGGTGCAGCTCCAAGTCATAGCTTCAATTCCAAACCCGAATTTGAACATTTTACAATTCAAGGAGAAAGGCAAACAAGTTCCCAGTGTTAGGAAAGTGATTCCCTTCTGATAGTTAAGTGACTGATGAACTCAAACAAGTTTCTAAGAACGGCCAAGTTAGTTCCCAAATGTCCCattatacattatgtatatatacatatatatgaatgtccATTCCTATTATAAGTGGCATTATAATATGAACTGGTAGAACCCTTGATATTAACAGAGAAATATTATTTCTGCTCAGAAAGTGCACTCAACTCACTATACATGAGCCTTAAAAGTTGAAGGTAGGTAACAGAAATGCCCCCCTTTTCCAGAAAAACCAAGTCATGCGTCATATCTATCTTAAAAGAGGAGCCTTTCTTAgggtttcttcctcctcccttcccacaaAGCTGAAGCTGGCGTTACCCGGGTTTCCATTAGCAGACAAACACGGTAAACCAACAAACAGGGAGCTTTTCCCCGGACTGAAATTCGGCGTCAGAGGTGGGAGGACCGGAGCCCGGCTTTTCTCAGGGTCAGCGCAGTCTGCCCGCCCCTGCCCCACAGCCCCCCTCCAGCAGCACCGTCCTAGGCGCCCAGCCTTTTCTTTCATCCCCAAATGCCCTCCAGGGCAGCTAGCCTTGCGCACGCTCCAGGCAAGGGGAAGGAGCGCCGGGTTCGCTCGGTGGCCCAGAGACAGCCTCGGGGTCACAAGTCAGGGCGCCGAGGAACCTTGGGGGCCCTTTCCTGGGCTCCACACCTTGTCCCTGTCAGGCCCCACGTGTCGCACTGGTCTCTGGGGGGGCAGGGAGGACAGCCAGCTCCTGGAGGCACACGTCACGAGAGGGGCGCACTCACAAGTTCATCACCTGGCCCACCTGACCTCTGCCCAGGGGGAGCAGCGCAGGGTGTGGAGGTACGCCCCCCACgtcccctctctgtctgtctgtgtgtctgtctgtgtgtctccccCCACACCACCGCACCCAGCTCACCACGCACGAAGGAGGCTGAAGTGCCACAGGCCACGCGAGCACCCTGCGGAGGATGCCCGGCCCCACGGGGACACCCTCGGGGATGCCCTCCCACGGCACAAAGGAGGAAAGGGCAGGGGGGCAGAGGCTTCTCCACCCTCCCTGAGTGCCCTTCAGGGCCGGCCGGTGCGTCCCTCCCCCCCAGCGTCCAGCGCGGGGCtaggcatacagtaggcacttaatcaatgctcgGGGCGCGGGCCGGCACAGGGAGGGGGTCTTAGGCCGGGTGCCGCGGGGCGGGCCGAAGGtgagtgccccccccccccctctcacCTCGTCGCCCCACTTGAGCACGTCTTTGTGCCGCTCCTTGACGGCGTGGTAGATGTGCAGGAACTGCAGGATGCCGTGCCGCCGCACATGGTCCGCGTGGCGCTTGGTCTCTTCCCAGCTCAGCGGCGAGCCCTGGGACAGCAGCCCCATGGCCGCTCCCGGGCTGCGGCCGCCCGGACGCTGGGGCTGCTGCTCCGCTCCGCGCTCCGGGGCTCCGCGGCTCCGGCCCCCGGCGTCCGGCCGCCCGCGGGAGGGACGCGGGAGGCTCCGGCGCACGATGCcgccctccttccttctctttccccgcCGGCTTCCGTGCGCCTCGCCCGCGTCCTCCTCCCGCCACGGTCGCTCCGAGCCGTCCCGCGCCCCGACGTCGGCGGCTGCGAACAGCAGCCTCTCCCCTTTGCCGGTTGTCGTGCACAAGCCGCTTCCTACTTGTGACCCAAACCTGCGGCGCCGCGGAGCATGCCCAGTACCCCAGCCCAGCAGGAATGAAAGCCCCGGTGCGGAATCCGAGGCTCCGGGTTTTAAAGGCGGCGGGAGGGTGGGGgcgggaggaggagaaggggtggGGCTTATGAGGGGGCGGGGCCTGAAACTGACTTCAAAAAGAGGACCTGAGGTTTGGTTAGGGAATGGATGGGAGTGGGAGGGGTTCTCCCAGGGAACAATGATATGCCATCTCTCTAAATAAACCCAATTTAGGAACATCCTTATTTactggaaaggaaacaaaaaacaaacccagaaggTTTGAAGTATAGTGAGAATTGCACTCAACCTGGAgttgggagacctgagttcagatcacaGCTTTGTGATGTAATAATcctagccaacatttatataacatgtaCTATGGGCCaggctctttacaaatattatctcattttatcttccagATAATCCTGGGAGctaccctcattttgcagaaaaggaaactgaggcaaacaacagttaagtggcttgcccagggttacccagctaataaatgttggaggctggatttgaactctgcacTTTGGGGTGCTAttgggccatctagctgccccaaattatTTCTCAGTTCCACCATCTAATTCATCTTTTCTcaacatttttacaaatgagaaaactgaagcccagggagctGAATTCACATAGGTAGCTAAGGTTGCGTAGGTGGTGGAAGAACCAGGATATGACACTACCTAACTTAGACTTCAGCAGTCTTTCTACCACACTGTAGATGGTTGTGAACATGTGTActgcaataataataacagacatttactttaaggtttgcaaaactgtttacaaatattaacttattttgtcttcataacaaccctgggaagtgggtgctatgCGAATCAATATTATCTATGtcaaaatggggggggggagaaaggcATTCCCCCAAGAGCacttaagcaacttgtccaaagttaGAGTGCTAGTGAGTGGCAGAACTTGAGCCTAGAACCCATGCTCCTTATTGTAGTCTCCTTATCTTTCCATCAGACACGGAGGGCTAGAGGAAAAGATTAGTTaagttgctaaaaaaaaaaaaattgccagaaGATTATTTTATGCAAGAagtttgtaggatcatagatctgggtgtggaagagacctcagaagccctCTAGACCAAccatttaattttacaaatgagaacacaTGTACAGGGAGGTTGAGACTTGttaaggaatacaaagaaagtgcAGAGCaaagctagatttgagctcagctcCTTTACcttcagagccagtgttctttgtAAAGCTTATAGTGTTATAAAGATATAAGTACCCTCTATGGAATATTTCCAGGAGGACATGGACAAAAATTACACAGGATGAAAAGGTAAGGGTGAGTTGCCATCTTCACACTGGGGGAATCTGTCCAATTAAAATCATAAACCCATTGAAGAAAGAAGTATTACTACACCTCATATGAATTTTAATATGGtcattttatattgtctttattttctagtatgttttcctcttccctccccagagACTCacctcttgtaacaaagaataaaaaagaaaggaaaaaaaggactgGCAAacctaaccaacacatcaaccaagtccgactatattatataatgtttCACATCTAcattcccccacctctgcaaagaagggaaagcGGTACCttatctcctcttctccagagccaaagttaataattaaaattacttagagctcagtttcttttttttgttggtaTTCTTTTATATTAtcgtatatattgttttcttgcttcactgtgcaaataaattcaaataagtcttcccatgcttctctgaattttccatctttatcatttctttgtgGCCCAGTAATATTCACCTGTGCCCccttattttaaaacattcttcataTTACAACCTTTTGGTGACATGGACTAAATTTGATATCTCCTTTTTTGCATCACACCAGCATCCTCTCCACCATGAAGAGATTCCACTGCTACCATCACTGGTAGCATCATAGAGGGCAAAGACTCTGCCCCAatatttacataaactgatggaaataaagtgacttgcccaaggttacctagctagtaaatatttgaggtaggatttgaactcagttctttttctctccctgacCAGGGTGCTATACTCATACTTAGGTTCCTTGAAAGGTAATCAATCATTCAtccaaagatgataaatgtttagAGTAACTCATGGTGAGAATTTTAAATTGTTCCCTAACTGGTGAGTGTTGTGGCTACTTTAGGGCAAGGCTGCTTAGATCAACCCCTTCACCAAGGAGGGTTGGAGGATGGGGAAAATTGGGAGGGAATTCTGTAGAGTGATTGATGACTATACGTGCAGTCCTTTGTTCCAAAAGAATGCTACCAATTCCTGTTTATGTTATCAGCTTATTCTAGTTTGGTGCATTTATAAAGAGGGTCAGTTCTCTCTGTCTAGTTCTATATAAAATTATGTAGC
The DNA window shown above is from Notamacropus eugenii isolate mMacEug1 chromosome 2, mMacEug1.pri_v2, whole genome shotgun sequence and carries:
- the LOC140526339 gene encoding uncharacterized protein, whose product is MRHIYLKRGAFLRVSSSSLPTKLKLALPGFPLADKHGKPTNRELFPGLKFGVRGGRTGARLFSGSAQSARPCPTAPLQQHRPRRPAFSFIPKCPPGQLALRTLQARGRSAGFARWPRDSLGVTSQGAEEPWGPFPGLHTLSLSGPTCRTGLWGGREDSQLLEAHVTRGAHSQVHHLAHLTSAQGEQRRVWRDSPLVTKNKKERKKRTGKPNQHINQVRLYYIMFHIYIPPPLQRRESGTLSPLLQSQS